In Gimesia benthica, a single window of DNA contains:
- a CDS encoding ribonucleotide-diphosphate reductase subunit beta, translating to MTILNSNTSGSPSLTPVGDTPTGRFKADKKRLINCSQVDVNQLMPLKYHWAWEHYLNGCANHWMPTEVGMTKDIEMWRSSKLSEGERFVIMRNLGFFATAESLVANNIVLAIFKHVTNAECRQYLLRQAFEEAVHSHTFLYIVESLGLNESEVFNMYHEVPAIAKKDQLEMELTSEILDPDFSTDSFEGTQAFLKNLIGYYLIMEGLFFYTGFVMVLSFHRRNMMTGIGEQFQYILRDETIHLNFGIDLINGIKQENPEVWTPEFQQTIIERVKYAAELEIEYAKDCLPTGILGLNGDLFREYVQHIADRRLERIGLPAQYGSSNPFPWMSETMDLSKEKNFFETRVTEYQSSGSLSWD from the coding sequence ATGACAATTCTCAATTCCAATACATCCGGTTCTCCTTCACTGACTCCCGTAGGAGATACCCCCACGGGCCGTTTCAAGGCGGATAAAAAACGACTGATTAACTGCTCGCAGGTTGATGTCAACCAGCTGATGCCGCTGAAGTATCACTGGGCCTGGGAACATTACCTGAATGGCTGTGCGAACCACTGGATGCCCACCGAAGTCGGAATGACCAAGGATATCGAAATGTGGCGTTCCAGCAAGCTCAGCGAAGGTGAGCGGTTTGTGATCATGCGGAACCTGGGTTTCTTTGCGACTGCAGAGAGCCTGGTGGCCAACAACATTGTGCTGGCGATCTTCAAGCATGTGACCAACGCTGAATGCCGTCAGTACCTGCTGCGTCAGGCGTTTGAAGAAGCCGTCCATTCCCATACCTTCCTGTACATCGTGGAAAGCCTGGGACTCAATGAGTCTGAGGTCTTCAACATGTACCACGAAGTGCCTGCGATCGCCAAAAAAGATCAGCTGGAGATGGAACTGACTTCCGAAATTCTGGATCCTGATTTTTCCACCGATTCCTTCGAAGGAACTCAGGCATTTCTGAAGAACCTGATCGGCTACTACCTGATCATGGAAGGCCTGTTCTTCTACACCGGTTTCGTGATGGTGCTCTCGTTCCATCGCCGCAACATGATGACCGGAATCGGGGAACAGTTCCAGTACATCCTGCGGGACGAAACCATTCACCTGAATTTCGGGATCGACCTGATCAATGGCATCAAGCAGGAAAACCCGGAAGTCTGGACTCCCGAGTTCCAGCAGACCATTATCGAGCGCGTCAAGTACGCAGCCGAACTCGAAATCGAGTACGCTAAAGACTGTCTGCCCACAGGGATTCTGGGACTGAACGGCGATCTGTTCCGCGAATACGTGCAGCACATTGCTGACCGTCGTCTGGAACGCATCGGTCTGCCCGCCCAGTACGGTTCTTCGAATCCGTTCCCGTGGATGAGCGAAACCATGGACCTTTCGAAGGAAAAGAACTTCTTCGAAACCCGCGTGACCGAATACCAGAGCTCAGGATCACTGAGCTGGGACTGA
- a CDS encoding ribonucleoside-diphosphate reductase subunit alpha: MIRAQTEWIVRKRGGRKAPFDASLIGRAISNAFRAELNLAENQPLDDEIRMEIPEMVETVANEISSAASSDEGIEVEKIQDVVEMMLMRRGHYRIARRYIVYRAERAKLRALRGSSELEDAADELKSSAPRFHVILKDGTKVPFDESRILARLSEACRGLEGDCSAEDLLEEVMRSIFDGISVEELYRAMILAARTRIERDPAYDTVASRLMLKIIYNDALGNAPADVNELNQLYVDRFQQFLNDGIEAKRLSPDLLSFDLNRIALALEPKRDHLFQYLGLQAIFDRYLLHIGGRRIETPQYFWMRVSMGLAIQEQDDPTGRAIEFYNILSTFRFTSATPTLFNSATLHPQLSSCYLSTVDDDLDHIFKCVSDNAKLSKWAGGLGNDWTQIRATNSHISGTNGQSQGVIPFLKVVNDTAVAVNQGGKRKGAVCSYLETWHLDVEEFLDLRKNTGDDRRRTHDMHTANWIPDLFMRRVREDAEWTLFSPDSVPDLHDLYGHDFEKRYVEYEQMTETGEIKLFRKVSAVELWRKMLTRLFETGHPWITWKDPSNIRSPQDHTGVVHSSNLCTEILLNTSRDETAVCNLGSVNLKLHIVDGQLDLGMLEETVRTAMRMLDNVIDINYYPTAEARNSNTRHRPVGLGVMGFQDALLAQGISYASMQAVEFADASMEAISYFAILASSELAGERGRYGSYHGSKWERGLLPIDTLDLYEKERGVPIDVDRQTRLDWQRVRDSIAANGMRNSNVMAIAPTATISTIIGVSQSIEPSYKHLYVKSNLSGEFTQVNRQLVDDLKALDLWDADMLEALKYYDGSVVEIERIPDDVKARYLTSFEVEPKWIIECAAHRQKWIDMGQSLNLYLSEPSGKKLHEMYMLAWERGLKTTYYLRTLAATQVEKSTVDVNKFGIQPRWMKNASASGDIQVERSVQPATVVAPGQSCNLDGDCEACQ; encoded by the coding sequence ATGATTCGAGCGCAAACAGAATGGATCGTCAGGAAGCGCGGGGGCCGCAAAGCTCCGTTTGATGCTTCGTTGATCGGTCGAGCAATCTCCAACGCTTTTCGTGCAGAACTGAATCTCGCGGAAAATCAGCCACTCGATGATGAAATCCGGATGGAAATTCCGGAGATGGTCGAGACAGTGGCCAACGAAATTTCTTCAGCAGCCAGCAGTGATGAAGGCATTGAAGTCGAAAAGATTCAGGACGTCGTCGAGATGATGCTGATGCGTCGCGGGCACTACCGGATCGCCCGTCGCTACATCGTCTATCGTGCCGAACGCGCCAAACTGCGGGCCCTGCGTGGCTCCTCAGAGCTGGAAGACGCTGCAGACGAGCTCAAGTCTTCCGCACCCCGGTTCCATGTGATCCTCAAAGACGGCACGAAAGTTCCCTTTGACGAATCACGAATTCTGGCCCGCCTGTCGGAAGCCTGTCGCGGCCTGGAAGGGGACTGCTCAGCAGAAGACCTGCTGGAAGAAGTCATGCGTTCCATCTTCGATGGTATCTCCGTAGAAGAACTGTATCGCGCCATGATTCTGGCAGCCCGGACCCGTATCGAACGGGATCCCGCTTACGATACCGTTGCTTCACGCCTGATGCTGAAGATCATTTATAACGATGCCCTGGGTAACGCTCCCGCGGACGTAAATGAGCTGAATCAGCTGTACGTCGATCGGTTCCAGCAGTTCCTGAATGATGGTATCGAAGCCAAACGTCTGAGCCCCGATCTGCTCAGCTTTGACCTGAATCGTATCGCTCTGGCCCTCGAACCCAAGCGGGATCACCTGTTCCAGTACCTGGGACTGCAGGCGATCTTTGACCGTTACCTGCTGCACATTGGCGGCCGTCGCATTGAAACACCTCAGTATTTCTGGATGCGTGTTTCCATGGGCCTGGCAATCCAGGAGCAGGACGATCCGACCGGACGGGCGATTGAGTTCTACAATATTCTTTCAACCTTCCGCTTCACCTCTGCGACGCCGACCCTGTTCAACTCAGCCACACTGCACCCGCAGTTGAGCTCCTGTTACCTGTCGACCGTCGATGACGACCTGGATCATATCTTCAAGTGTGTTTCCGACAACGCCAAGCTCTCCAAGTGGGCCGGCGGACTGGGGAACGACTGGACTCAGATCCGGGCGACCAACTCGCACATCAGTGGTACCAACGGCCAGAGCCAGGGCGTGATTCCGTTCCTGAAAGTGGTCAACGATACGGCTGTGGCTGTGAACCAGGGTGGCAAGCGGAAAGGGGCTGTCTGCTCCTACCTCGAAACCTGGCACCTGGATGTCGAAGAGTTCCTCGATCTGCGGAAGAACACCGGCGATGATCGCCGTCGTACTCACGACATGCACACCGCCAACTGGATTCCCGACCTGTTTATGCGTCGCGTTCGCGAAGACGCCGAATGGACTCTGTTCAGCCCGGACAGTGTACCCGATCTGCATGACCTCTACGGTCACGATTTCGAAAAGCGGTACGTCGAATATGAACAGATGACCGAAACCGGCGAGATCAAGCTGTTCCGGAAGGTTTCTGCTGTCGAACTGTGGCGGAAGATGCTGACCCGTCTGTTCGAAACCGGTCATCCCTGGATTACCTGGAAAGATCCGTCCAACATCCGTTCTCCGCAGGATCATACCGGCGTGGTTCACAGCAGTAACCTCTGTACTGAGATTCTGCTCAACACCTCCCGTGATGAGACCGCTGTCTGCAACCTGGGTTCCGTCAACCTCAAGCTGCACATCGTCGATGGTCAGCTCGACCTGGGCATGCTGGAAGAAACGGTTCGCACTGCGATGCGGATGCTCGACAACGTGATCGACATCAACTACTACCCGACTGCCGAAGCACGCAACTCCAACACCCGCCATCGTCCCGTCGGTCTGGGCGTGATGGGCTTCCAGGACGCTCTGCTTGCCCAGGGAATCAGCTATGCCAGCATGCAGGCGGTTGAATTCGCCGATGCCAGCATGGAAGCCATTTCCTACTTCGCGATTCTGGCTTCGTCCGAACTCGCCGGAGAACGGGGGCGCTACGGTTCCTATCACGGTTCCAAGTGGGAACGCGGCCTGTTGCCGATCGATACGCTCGACCTCTACGAGAAAGAGCGGGGCGTGCCGATTGACGTGGATCGTCAGACCCGTCTGGACTGGCAGCGTGTTCGCGATTCGATCGCTGCGAACGGCATGCGTAACAGTAACGTGATGGCAATTGCACCTACGGCAACTATCTCCACGATTATCGGTGTGTCTCAGTCGATTGAGCCTTCCTACAAGCATCTGTATGTGAAGAGCAACCTGTCTGGTGAGTTCACCCAGGTCAACCGTCAGCTGGTGGACGACCTGAAAGCCCTCGACCTGTGGGATGCGGACATGCTGGAAGCTCTCAAGTACTACGATGGTTCGGTCGTCGAAATTGAGCGGATTCCTGATGATGTGAAGGCCCGTTATCTGACGTCATTCGAAGTGGAACCCAAGTGGATTATCGAATGTGCGGCCCATCGCCAGAAATGGATCGACATGGGGCAGTCACTGAATCTGTACCTCTCAGAACCGTCCGGGAAGAAACTGCATGAAATGTACATGCTGGCCTGGGAACGCGGTCTGAAAACTACGTACTACCTGCGAACGCTGGCAGCCACCCAGGTTGAGAAATCGACCGTGGACGTCAACAAGTTCGGCATTCAGCCCCGCTGGATGAAGAACGCCAGTGCTTCCGGCGACATCCAGGTGGAACGGTCGGTTCAGCCCGCTACCGTGGTGGCTCCCGGTCAATCCTGTAATCTGGATGGTGATTGCGAAGCCTGCCAGTAA